One Oncorhynchus nerka isolate Pitt River linkage group LG5, Oner_Uvic_2.0, whole genome shotgun sequence genomic window carries:
- the her5 gene encoding hairy-related 5, producing MESVLPDQKDVGRVPKPLMEKRRRDRINHSLETLRLLLLENTSNEKLKNPKVEKAEILESVVNFLRTEQEGEQQHQQTKRGHSKEGGEEQRSPCKRKQHNYREGMRSCLLRVSHFIATKSQELDEPSHDADAPPQRSRMGLTHPPSSAQLHGTSSSTPDQTPLARQQLPQPHPGPGLRTGLGNIERLSPSKPYMEHSDSVWRPWPQQ from the exons ATGGAGTCTGTGCTCCCAGATCAAAAGGACGTAGGACGG GTCCCCAAACCCCTCATGGAGAAACGGAGGAGAGATCGTATCAACCACAGTCTGGAAACCTTACGACTTTTGTTGTTGGAGAACACAAGTAATGAG AAACTGAAGAATCCCAAGGTGGAAAAGGCAGAGATTTTGGAGAGTGTGGTCAACTTCCTGAGGACAGAGCAGGAAGGAGAACAACAGCATCAGCAAACGAAAAGAGGCCACTCCAAAGAGGGTGGGGAAGAGCAGAGGTCCCCCTGCAAGAGGAAGCAGCATAACTACCGTGAGGGCATGAGGTCATGCCTACTAAGAGTCAGCCACTTTATAGCAACCAAGAGCCAGGAGTTGGATGAGCCCAGCCACGATGCTGATGCCCCACCTCAGAGGTCCCGCATGGGGCTCACCCATCCTCCATCATCTGCCCAGCTCCATGGTACATCATCTTCCACCCCCGACCAAACTCCCCTGGCTAGACAGCAGCTGCCACAGCCTCACCCAGGCCCAGGTCTGAGAACTGGCCTCGGTAACATAGAGCGTCTTTCCCCCTCCAAGCCGTACATGGAACACAGTGACTCTGTGTGGAGGCCATGGCCACAGCAGTGA
- the LOC135571678 gene encoding hairy/enhancer-of-split related with YRPW motif protein 1-like, whose product MKKKIGNSSPKNTKSMKRMLKPVIEKKRRDRINQSLSELRILLLNYKLDSRLQNPKLEKAEILDLAVEYLQKRTDKRSISNDCSCQAVCGLKEVQQVIHSEASMAGAPSPPTAAFPRSALPAIYTAGFQQCVSHLAGFMGSSSPLEKKGFILLQGLKSYIDSQYPTTNTSTEQLQCPSSSSLTDIHLRSGGKEMAHWADMVPVREGCRPPKQGAGICLRKSTLSTTHHSFCQPNGHSYPLTPDYLSPLSPCLSCSSSVFTTPPPYSSFPCHFSFPPSLSPISSNPSSCSGSPSLHNVPSPPLGFSPTFPLSSPPGLPLSSPPGLPLPSPPLVPFSSHTSLWSPVPARRQELFISSTHWRPW is encoded by the exons ATGAAGAAGAAAATTGGAAATTCAAGCCCGAAAAATACCAAAAGTATGAAAAGG ATGTTAAAGCCAGTTATAGAGAAGAAAAGACGAGACCGAATAAATCAGAGTCTTAGCGAGCTAAGGATTTTGTTACTGAACTACAAATTAGATTCG CGTTTACAGAACCCCAAACTGGAGAAAGCAGAGATTCTAGACCTGGCCGTGGAATATCTTCAAAAAAGGACAGACAAACGAAGCATAAGCAATG ATTGTTCCTGCCAGGCTGTGTGTGGGCTGAAGGAGGTGCAGCAGGTTATTCACAGTGAGGCCTCCATGGCAGGCGCCCCCAGTCCCCCAACAGCAGCATTCCCCAGGTCTGCTCTCCCTGCCATCTACACGGCAGGCTTCCAGCAGTGTGTCTCTCACCTGGCTGGCTTCATGGGCAGCAGCAGCCCCTTGGAGAAAAAGGGCTTCATCCTCCTCCAAGGGCTGAAGAGCTACATAGACAGTCAGTACCCAACCACAAACACCAGTACAGAGCAGCTGCAGTGCCCATCCTCCTCGTCATTAACAGACATCCACCTGAGGTCAGGTGGTAAGGAGATGGCTCATTGGGCTGACATGGTGCCTGTGAGAGAGGGATGCCGTCCCCCTAAACAGGGGGCAGGTATCTGTCTCCGCAAATCCACTTTGTCGACCACCCACCATTCTTTCTGCCAACCTAATGGCCACTCGTACCCCTTGACACCTGACtatctctccccactgtctccttGCCTTTCTTGTTCTTCTTCGGTtttcaccacccctcctccatacTCCTCGTTTCCCTGTCACTTTAGTTTCCCTCCCAGCCTGTCACCTATTTCCTCCAACCCCTCATCCTGCTCCGGATCTCCGTCGCTACATAACGTCCCTTCTCCCCCACTTGGTTTTTCACCCACCTTCCCTCTCTCAAGTCCTCCCGGCCTCCCTCTCTCAAGTCCTCCCGGCCTCCCTCTCCCGAGCCCCCCTCTCGTCCCCTTTTCCTCCCATACGTCTCTGTGGTCCCCTGTGCCTGCACGAAGGCAAGAATTATTTATTAGTTCCACACACTGGAGACCCTGGTAG